The Glandiceps talaboti chromosome 1, keGlaTala1.1, whole genome shotgun sequence genome has a segment encoding these proteins:
- the LOC144434766 gene encoding uncharacterized protein LOC144434766, whose protein sequence is MQRITTKRSEEGEFIRLVEEGEVEQVKSTLQDGRIDVNCVCIRKRKPVTALQIAANNNNFQMVKLLHENGAQPLTHPRTPNGGEEDVSDDDLRYNIYNAISSPAYLSILHNDPPDAAIDLSESLLELSEAREIADTSKKIYLDIASRIRAFLAEILDCCDNSEEVLTLLNGRGQGEEVESHDHQKFSLLRKAIDFDEKEFVAHRKCQKVVKKEWLRGQPNWHTRNGFHWTTLYAIYGFLIYVLALPILCLIYIIAPCSPVEKMLLLLVAMRTEIYRFMVIYIYVVGTFTFGFYYLYYELVDSGYFSSIGSIVQSLLTVVYGSDPSSSLSAEITVNTTSGEVHDVSVVVEVIGVTLYIFFGTVIIIVLLNTSIALMSDTYSKLKENIDVEWKFVRTKIWLEYMDSPVVPPPFNIIIPSVSCIRYIHRRIRSKQTAKVGQQKQKSNMNLTRFEDDGPFIDRSLEYDKVCLYM, encoded by the exons ATGCAGCGGATTACCACAAAAAGATCCGAAGAGGGCGAGTTTATACGACTGGTAGAAGAAGGTGAAGTTGAACAAGTGAAATCAACACTACAG GATGGACGTATAGACGTCAACTGCGTTTGTATCCGAAAAAGAAAACCAGTAACCGCACTTCAGATTGCAGCGaacaacaacaattttcaaATGGTGAAATTATTACACGAGAACGGGGCCCAGCCTCTGACGCATCCAAGAACTCCAAATG GTGGAGAAGAAGACGTTTCAGATGACGATCTACGATACAATATCTACAATGCTATCAGTAGTCCAGCATATTTAAGTATTTTACACAATGATCCGCCAGACGCAGCCATCGATCTCTCGGAGAGTCTACTCGAACTATCAGAAGCAAGAGAAATAGCTGACACTTCAAAG AAGATATACCTTGATATAGCCAGTCGAATTAGAGCGTTTCTTGCAGAGATTCTGGATTGTTGTGACAACTCAGAAGAGGTCCTGACTTTACTGAATGGTAGGGGTCAAGGTGAAGAGGTCGAATCACATGACCACCAGAAATTTAGCCTGTTGAGGAAAGCTATTGACTTCGACGAGAAAGAG TTTGTAGCCCATCGGAAATGTCAGAAAGTCGTCAAGAAAGAGTGGCTTCGAGGCCAACCAAACTGGCACACTAGGAACGGATTTCATTGGACAACGTTGTATGCAATCTATGGATTTCTCATATATGTCCTCGCTCTGCCGATTCTTTGTCTCATTTACATCATTGCACCGTGTTCACCGGTTGAGAAG atgttattgttattaGTTGCTATGAGGACAGAAATCTATCGCTTTATGGTGATATACATTTACGTGGTTGGCACATTCACGTTTGGATTTTATTATCTTTACTATGAGCTGGTTGACAGTGGTTACTTCAGCAG TATTGGTTCAATTGTTCAATCGTTATTGACGGTTGTCTATGGGTCGGATCCATCATCCAGCTTATCTGCGGAAATCACCGTCAACACTACATCCGGGGAAGTTCATGACGTATCTGTGGTAGTGGAGGTTATTGGCGTGACGTTGTATATATTCTTTGGTACTGTCATCATCATAGTGTTGTTAAATACGTCGATAGCGCTCATGTCAGATACATACTCCAAACTAAAG GAAAACATCGACGTGGAGTGGAAGTTCGTACGAACAAAAATCTGGTTGGAATACATGGACTCCCCTGTTGTACCGCCTCCGTTCAACATCATTATACCATCCGTTTCTTGCATTAGGTATATTCATCGCAGAATACGTTCGAAGCAAACAGCGAAAGTTGGTCAACAAAAACAA aaaAGTAACATGAATCTGACGCGATTTGAAGATGACGGTCCTTTCATTGACAGAAGCCTTGAATATGACAAGGTAtgcttatacatgtaa